Genomic window (Oryza sativa Japonica Group chromosome 3, ASM3414082v1):
GCAGGGGTGACTCTGTGACCAAGCTTCATTGCGACATGTCTGATGCGGTATGTTATTCTATAATTGGCATGATGATATTTTTTTCCCCAGATTGTTATAGCTTTTACATCCTGTCCAGAATAAAAATTGCATTGCCAGGCCTGCTTACCATAAATTATTTGTTCTTCCCCATTATATATTGATTGGGTTTCACTGGCTTCTCATGGTATAAAGGTTAATTACAAAAGGTGTTTGGTTTGACCAGGTAAATATCTTGATGCACACAGCTGAAGTGTCCTATGACACTGAACAGCTTGACAAGAtagcaaaaattaaaatgaaaatGAGAGAACAAGATCTTCATGAACTGTTTGGGGTTTCAGAATCAGGCGCCAAGGGTAAAGCTGATGATGAAGCATCGAAAATCTCATGTAACATGGAAAACAAACACACCTCTAACCAAAGTACTAAGGGTAAATAATAAAACTTTACTTGTTAAAATCAAGAGCTGGCAAGAAATTGAATTGTTTGTCTGGTTATGGTTTACTAATTTCTTTTCTGAGTCATGCAGGTTTGGACATTAATGCTTTACCACCTGATGATTCTGGAAGTGATATTGGGGATAAACCATCATTTTGTCAATCTGAGGTAGAAAGTGAATTAACACAATGTTCAAAACACAATCACGAGGTTAATAGTTCTGTCAAGATGCATGCTGGAGCTCATTGTACTTCAGACAACCAAGGATACATTGACAGGAGTGGATTCAAACGCAAAGATTCAGACTGTTCAGACCAACAGAAAACTGGTGGCGCTTTGTGGGATATTTTCCGAAGAGAAGATTCTGAGAAGTTACAAGATTATCTTCGGAAGCATGCCTCAGAATTTCGGCACATACACTGCAATCCAGTGAAAAATGTACCCTTTTTTTTGTCCAATCACATTATATAGGAATCctatatgttttattttcttattcTGAGCAATAGCTCTGTACAATGTGCAGGTTTCTCACCCAATTCATGACCAGACTTTCTATTTAACTGTGGAGCATAAGAGAAAGCTCAAGGAAGAACACGGTTAGATAACATTCTATTTTGAAGCTGTCATCTCTCTTCCAAAGCTGTTTATAACACTGATATAATGTTGTTTTTCTTGTCTGTTGGCATGCATAATTTTAGGTGTTGAACCATGGACATTCGAGCAGAAGCTAGGCGATGCAGTTTTCATTCCTGCTGGATGTCCACACCAAGTGAGAAATTTAAAGGTGCAGCTGAATACTtccctctgtctcccccatcCTGTGGTATTTGTTGAAAATATAAAGTTTTGGTGGTATTTATTGATACCACTTTTCCCATTAAATATTTATGAATGCGGCATCAAGAATCTGGGCTCAGAACCAGAAAACTAAGACCCATTCTGATTTGTGCAGTCTTGCATCAAGGTTGCTCTAGACTTTGTTTCCCCTGAAAATGTTGGTGAGTGTGTTAAGCTGACCGGAGAGTTTAGACGTCTTCCATCTGATCACAGGGCTAAAGAAGATAAACTAGAGGTTAGAGCGCATGTATTCAGCTATCTGGTTTGCTCATGCGGTGTAATGTTCTGTGATAACTACCCTTATGCtgattgtgtttttttaacaaattgtAGATTAAGAAGATTGCTCTCAATGCTCTTAAAGAAGTCGTAAATTTCTTAGATCCTTTACCAAAAGGGTAAGAAAGACTAACAGATGATCTTGTTTTTTTGAAGTTTGTGGATTTAGCATTAGCTAAAGTATTTGGGCTACTGTTTTGTGTGATTGATCAGGTCAAAGAACAGGGATGAAGTGGTAGAAGTGACCAAACCAAAAAGGAAATACGGTAACCGAAGAGGTGACCTGAAGAGTGGGGAAGACCAACCCATTGATGAATCCATAGAAGAAAGGAAGCCTAAAAAGCGAGGGAGATCTAAACGGTGATCTGAAGATTGAAGATCCTGTCCAACAATGAACCAGTAGATGACTAGATGAGAAGCCTAAAAAACAATTAATGCTCTTTTGATTATTCAGAGGCCCAAATGATTGGGCTGATATCGCTCTGGGATAGACTTAAGTTTCGACAGTTCAAGAATCACCTCAGACATCACCATGGTGTCGATTTTGTTCATATGTGGGGTGATTGCCTTCACTAAAATGATGTGATTGTTTGTTGCTGATAGTGGCAATTGACTTGGAATAGCTTTGATGAAGTTATGGCTCATTCTGATGCTTGTTAATTTTGAACTGCCAGTGATTTTGAAATAGTTATACCTTCTTGGTCGGTCTGTTGTACCGTGGCATGAATGTATTCACTAGATCAGCGTGCCATAGCTCAAACCGAAGTCATATTTTGTCGGTTTAATCGACGCGCTATAACTCAAAAGTTGCTCGAAATTGTATTTCTGTGTACTTTTACATCACTCAACTGTATATTTTGGTCCGTTTGTCTCAACATCTAATACGAGTATAGGCGTAGCAAGATAAATAACACGAGTAACTGTTAAACTATGCTGACACTTTATTCACCTAAATTAACCGGCCAACATAGGTAAAATAAAATCTGGACGAACCGAGACCTAGGTTGTGAAACAACtgggcaacatatcctatgcacataggccctcacgtgtacacacgtgcacaccaattaaaaaatgtcaccaaaaaatctagaaaaaatcatacacatactttcaattgtattacacctagggttaaaatgttaacgtcaaattcattatattttagccgtaacaaaaaaacaaaaaatctgacagttttaaggttgcaattttgtcaaaattttatcttttttgttattctctatgtagaatgaatttgaagatacgactttgcacgtagatgtaatacgaCATGTATGAGTTTTCCTataattttttgtgataatttttagttggtgtacacggtgtgtacacgcaagggcctgtgtgcataggatacgctcccaaacaactggcaacatatcctatgtacataggccctcacgtgtacacacgtgcacaccaactaaaaaatatcacaaaaaaatctagaaaaaatcatacacatactttcaattgtattacacctagggttaaaatcttaacgtcaaattcattatattttagccgtaacaaaaaaaaacaaaaaatctgacagttttaaggttgcaattttatcagaattttatcttttttgttattctctatgtagaatgaattcgaagatgcgactttgcacgtagatgtaatactattgaaagtacatgaatgaattttcctagaattttttgtgataatttttagttggtgtacacggtgtgtacacgcgagggcctgtgtgcataggatacgctcccaaacaactggcaacatatcctatgcacacaggccctcacgtgtacacacgtgtacaccaactaagaaatgtcaccaaaaaatctagaaaaaatcatacacatactttcaattgtattacacctatgTTAAAATCTTAATGTCAAATTCACCTTACTTCGCTAGCCTTTGTGCAACCATGTGAGTCGAACGACGAACCTATACTAACTTCATagcctgccaaaaaaaaaaaaactcaagctAGATTTCAAATCTTGGATTTCCATGGCCGGCTAATTCCTTTTAACACCCACCACCTTTACCACCTCTATAAAATCTATTTCAACCATGACCTTCCATCGTAGCATTGCCAAATATAAGAATAATGCTGAGAGAATTGCCATGAACACACCTCTGTCATTTCTCATCACCGCACCAACACCATCTCTCTTCTCCTGTTAGAAAACCTCCATTTGCATTTATTTTGACACAGCCACTCGAAGGCTTCTTCCGTTAATGTAAATTGACCCATTCCACCGGCTTTTGCTAATTGGCGCGCGCGCCGGATCCGTATCTGGCGCGCGCACCCTCCACACGCCGCCTTTTAGCGAATATTTTCCATGCGTTTTTCCTTGTTTTcacgatttttttcttttctttttgctcttttttctgattattcttttaaaaattttcagcaCAAGTGctttcaaattttttgtgtTATAAGTTTTTAAATcatgacttgaaaatttttaaatcttaatttaaaaaaaatttaaatttggaattgaaagttttcaaacctcgagttaaaagtttttaaatctgggttgaaagttttcaaagttgagttgaaagtttttgaaatttgagatgaaagttttcaaatttgagttgaaagttttcaaaattgagttgaaagttttcaaatttaagatgaaaagttgaaagttttcaaaatttgacttaaaaatttaaaatttcgagttgaaagttttcaaatctggtttaaaattttgaaaatttgacttcagatatagattttcttttcaatttgtTAGTTAAAATAAATCTCgcagaaaaagaaaaccttATCTACTACCGTCATTATCTTAAACTGACGTTAGCTAAGACTAATATATTAGTTTAACTACCTAATCCCAATAGAAATGTGTGCCGGCGACGCGTATTCAAAAACTAGCGATCTCTATTCCACCCGTTGGTAGGCATTTCTTTTTTCAACATTAATGTCTCCGATTGTTGACAACTAATAACCTATACTATATTCCCTTTGTTTCCATTGTTcttgattatttgtacaatGATATGGTcttcaaatatatataaaaataaatatttaattttatttaaaatattttttaagactaatctataatCGTTTTCTAATGTCtacaaactaaatatttttgaaagttaTTGATAGTTAATGTTATGTTAACCTTATCCACAATGTAAAGAATTTTAGGAGTTAATTATACGTGCCAAAAATGTTAGAATACTGTTGGTATTTTAATCAATACAAATTTTTTACGTTTCTAAAGGGGAACATAATTAACTACTACTTCCCTATTTAAATATGATGTTATTGACTTTATGCGAGTCTAACATTACAATTTTAGTACAACCTGTGGGGGTTCCATTGGCTTCATTTTCAATTTGGGAATCAGAACTATGATTTCTATTGAACGGACGATGATCAATTCCAAGGAATATGTTTATGGATATTCCCTTGTGGCTTATTGGAAAATATGGAACAATCACAATGGTTTGTTTCTTGAGAATGTTCATCCCTCGGGGCCTATTTAGATAATGGGATATGAGGGATTGGGATTGGAACATAAGGGTAGGATGAAATGAATCTGGAAGAATGGATGGATAGGTTGTAGGATTAAAAGTTACCCCTCGGTGAGTGGGAAATTATTTCCAGTTCACATTATCCAAATGAGGTCTCATTAGCAATGTGGGAAGACCTCCAAAGAAGATACTCCTCTGCATCTATACTGGGTAAATGGAGGCTGCACGAAAGAATTAACACAGTGGCTTTTGTTACACGATCCCTGATTCCTTTGTATTTTTCTTCGATTTATTACTGAAAATTATTACAATATGGGCCTCCCCTGCTGTTCTTTGGTCAAAACAAATTATTATTCGATTCAATTTGTCTTTGCAGGATTCATAAAACGATTGGTTTTCGTGAAACCGCTAGGTATCGGTTCCAGTCGATATCAGCCAATTTCCGTATGACATTGGCATGAGTCATTGGTTTTATTGGTTTCCGGTAAACCGGAGAGAGCGGTCACTTTAAAAACGAAAAGGCAAACTCTGTAATGTTGTCATCACTTCTATTCATGTATCTATAAATGCTCATCCATCTACCAGAGTTTGAATCACGATATTCCTACATTTAAACACAAGTTGTGTCTTAGTAGTAGGAACTGTTAGattaattgggctaggcccgatTTATTCTATTAAATGTCAAAGGCTCATAATaaatgttaaggataataataccacctcatgAATTAAACGAGAagtatctcaacttaaatagagagttattggaggctccctgttgaccggttgaggtgggaATCGGAAAGCCACACGCGCGTGCCGAGCCGGCGAGGCGTGTGTCGCGTCTACCCTTTTTGCAACCACGATCCCATGATCCCACGATTGCCTCCGTAACAGCGCGTGCGGCAACTCACGATTGCCTCCGTAACGGCGCGTGCGGCAACTGGCGGATATCACTCCTGCTATATAAGGAGGCCGCTAATCCGATTAGAACTCTCGCTTGCTTTCTCTCGctggtgttcttcctcctccgcgcaACTGGCGGATATCACTCCTGCTATATAAGGAGGCCGCTAATCCGATTAGAACTCTCGCTTGCTTTCTCTCGctggtgttcttcctcctccgcgcgcctGTGCTGCCTCCCCGCTTAACCACGATCCCACGATTGCCTCCGTAATGGCGCGTGCACGATCCCACGATTGCCTCCGTAACGGCACTTAACCACGATCCCACGATTGCCTCTGTAATGGCGCGTGCACGATCCCACGATTGCCTCCGTAACGGCGCGTGCGGCAACTGGCGGATATCACTCCTGCTATATAAGGAGGCCGCTAATCCGATCAGAACTCTCTCGCTTGCTTTCTCTCGctggtgttcttcctcctccgcgcgcctGTGCTGCCTCTGTTCTGCCTCCCcgcttctgatcgcttgcgcgcaCCGGAACCACACCTttgcctgagatctgcaccgggtaggcgggtgatcaggtttttggggagtgcttctGTATGACTGCTTTCGACTTCTGCTCTGTTCATTGTCGTCTCCACCATGTCTGCACTTGTAGCCGCTGCCGCCTCACCTAGAgccggcgccgctgccaccgtcCCTGGAGATGGCATGCCGGGAGCCGGAGCCGCTGTGAACGACAACGTCAACGGAGGCagttctgcctcacaatccagtGGAGGgacattctcggggtatatctTTCTCCTACTGTTAACTCATTCTTTAATACCTCTGTTTGTCCTGTTAGTCACAATTCTATTGCGTTCTTGGTATGTTCATGATGCTTATTATACTTTAAGCATGCTCCTGGTTATGTTACATTTTATCATTAGATCACCCCACATTGTTCATGtcatgattattgtcttaatattttggattaaaatatgccgatatatgaccatatttccaacaatccaaaaacctgataggtcattttcggtagttggctttgctctGAAACCACATGCATTTGATGGTTCTAACTATAAGAggtggaaagcacgtgcactattgtggttgacagcgatgcaatgcttctatgtttcacggggtaaacgaagtgaaccacctctctctcctgaaGAAGAGgttaagttcgaggcttcggattgcctgttccgtggagcattgatcagtatactcgctgacaacatagtggacgtgtacatgcacatgccttccgggaaggacatgtgggatgcacttgaggccaagttcggagtttccgacgccggcagtgagctgtatgtcatggagcagttctatgactacaagatggtcgatgaccgttctgtagtagaacaagctcatgagattcagatgctggctaaggaacttgagaacaacaactgtgagttgtcggacaagtttgtggcgggtggcattattgccaagttgccaccttcttggtcggactttgccacttctctaaagcacaagagacaagagttcagtgtttctgatctcattggctctttgggtgttgaggagaaggcgagggcaaaggacaaccggcacaaaaaggttgagggaggttctagtgccaatatggtacagaagaagaaccctcatgcatcccacaacaacaagaaagtcaagcctgatggcaaacccaaggctacaaccaattttaagaagaaaggcaagggaaaggcaaatggagactgctttgtgtgtggcaagtctgggcattgggccaaggactgtcctaagcgcaaagacaggaagtctgccaatATGGTCATTAGCAAGGGCGGAGaaacatcggggtacggtaaattattacctacagttctctctgtttttcattcatctgattggtgggttgatactggtgctaatattcatgtatgtgctgacatttctctattttcttcttatcaggtcgggagaggttcctccttgtcgatgggaaacgggtcgcttgcggctgttcatggtgttggtatgGTCGATTTGAAGTTaacttcgggaaagaccgtgcagctgaagaacgtgcagcatgtcctttcaataaagaagaatcttgttagcggctctctattgtgtagagaaggttttagacttgtgtttgaatccaataaatgtgtcgtatctaaatatggaacttttgttggaaaaggttatgacagaggaggcttgttccgcttttctttggatgacatgtgtaataatcataatgttgtgaaccatattagcgagaatggtgagtctaatgtgtggcattcgcgactctgtcatgtgaatttcggttgtatgacgcgcttagctaatatgagtttaattccaaaattcactttggtcaaaggttctaagtgccatacttgtgttcaatcgaaacaatcTCGCAAGCCTCataaggcatctgaggcgaggaatttggcacctctagaacttgttcatttcGATTTGTGtgaaatgaacggcgtgttgactaaagggggaaagaaatatttcatgacattgatagatgattgcactagattttgttatgtatatctattgaaaacaaaggaaagcattgcattactttaagacctataaagctgaggtagaaaaccaacttgaaaggaaaatcaaacggttgaggtctgatagaggtggggagtatttttccaatgagtttgcatccttttgcgaagagtttggaattattcatgagaggacgcctctctattcaccccaatcaaatggggtggccgaaagaaagaaccgtactctaactgagatggtgaatgccatgttagacactacggggctttccaaggaatggtggggtgaggcagttttgactgcgtgtcatgtcctgaataaaattctaatgaagcataaggatgtgacaccattcgaggaatgggaaagg
Coding sequences:
- the LOC136355647 gene encoding uncharacterized protein; protein product: MSALVAAAASPRAGAAATVPGDGMPGAGAAVNDNVNGGSSASQSSGGTFSGSPHIVHVMIIVLIFWIKICRYMTIFPTIQKPDRSFSVVGFALKPHAFDGSNYKRWKARALLWLTAMQCFYVSRGKRSEPPLSPEEEVKFEASDCLFRGALISILADNIVDVYMHMPSGKDMWDALEAKFGVSDAGSELYVMEQFYDYKMVDDRSVVEQAHEIQMLAKELENNNCELSDKFVAGGIIAKLPPSWSDFATSLKHKRQEFSVSDLIGSLGVEEKARAKDNRHKKVEGGSSANMVQK